In Arthrobacter citreus, a single genomic region encodes these proteins:
- the rpmF gene encoding 50S ribosomal protein L32: protein MAVPARRTSKTVKRKRRTHFKLAVPGMVECPNCSELTLAHRVCKSCGHYKGKQVLSK, encoded by the coding sequence ATGGCAGTACCTGCAAGAAGAACGTCCAAAACTGTAAAAAGAAAGCGTCGTACGCATTTCAAATTAGCGGTACCTGGAATGGTTGAATGCCCAAACTGTAGCGAATTAACATTAGCACACCGCGTATGTAAATCATGCGGTCACTACAAAGGAAAACAAGTACTTAGCAAATAA
- a CDS encoding DUF177 domain-containing protein: MKWSVHQLQKLRHKGLNLDETIDISQIKERNPEIREVSPIEVTGRVDFGTNRYTFHLTITGYLILPCVRTLVDVKYPLSITTTETFFTTTEWKSEDENFHILEGDVLDLTPVIEECILAEIPMQVFAEDIEGKETAPTSGTDWEVREHVEEEQKIDPRLAGLAKFFDKQDN; this comes from the coding sequence ATGAAATGGTCAGTGCACCAGTTGCAGAAATTAAGACATAAAGGTTTAAATTTAGATGAGACAATTGATATTAGTCAAATAAAGGAACGTAATCCTGAGATTCGAGAAGTTTCTCCAATTGAAGTTACTGGACGAGTTGATTTTGGAACGAACCGATATACGTTTCATTTAACAATAACTGGATATTTAATTTTACCTTGTGTAAGAACATTAGTTGATGTAAAATATCCTTTGTCGATTACCACAACAGAAACATTTTTTACAACAACTGAATGGAAAAGTGAAGATGAGAATTTTCACATCCTAGAGGGTGATGTGTTAGACTTAACCCCAGTGATTGAGGAATGTATCTTAGCTGAAATTCCAATGCAAGTTTTTGCTGAGGATATTGAAGGGAAAGAAACAGCTCCAACATCAGGAACAGATTGGGAAGTTAGGGAACATGTCGAAGAAGAGCAAAAAATTGACCCTCGACTTGCTGGATTAGCAAAATTTTTTGACAAACAAGATAATTGA
- a CDS encoding nucleotidyltransferase: MRSVGVVVEYNPLHNGHVFHLTSSKNTTNADVVIAVMSGQFLQRGEPAVVPKHVRTKLALQAGADLVIELPYSYSTQHASIFAKGAISILDSLKCDYVCFGSEEGKIETFYELIKQKKQLTSSINSSIRTYLDQGLSYPAAYSTALQTNLETANLDVSLPNNILGIHYLEAIEHFKSKMEGSTIQRIAANYHDEETNHQSIASATAIRKILKGNNQTISDFVPSFTKDSIEDYINEFGTIHSWNEYFPYLKYKLTTAKKEELEEIYEAVEGLERRVLNSVLNCLDFEELMTAIKTKRYTWTRIQRLLTHLLTNTSKNEMSAILEKDRVPYIRLLGMSSMGKTYLNSKKKLIDVPIYTTINQQNQKELSTDLKATYAYASILPISNQQKLIKTEYAMYPIIYNETTNQFSRS, encoded by the coding sequence GTGCGTTCAGTTGGTGTAGTAGTTGAATATAACCCTTTACATAATGGTCATGTTTTTCACTTAACTAGTTCAAAAAATACAACAAATGCAGATGTTGTCATTGCTGTTATGAGTGGGCAATTTTTACAAAGAGGCGAACCCGCTGTCGTCCCAAAGCATGTGCGTACTAAGTTAGCTTTACAAGCCGGGGCAGATCTTGTTATTGAGCTACCGTATAGCTATTCAACTCAACATGCTAGTATTTTTGCAAAAGGAGCTATTTCAATTCTTGATTCGCTAAAATGCGATTACGTTTGTTTTGGTAGTGAAGAGGGAAAGATTGAAACTTTTTACGAGTTAATTAAGCAAAAGAAACAACTCACTTCTTCTATTAATTCAAGTATTCGAACTTATCTCGATCAAGGTTTAAGTTATCCTGCAGCATATAGTACTGCATTACAAACAAATCTAGAAACAGCTAACTTAGATGTCTCACTTCCAAATAATATATTAGGGATACATTATTTGGAGGCAATAGAACATTTTAAAAGTAAAATGGAAGGTAGTACAATTCAACGTATTGCTGCCAATTATCATGACGAAGAAACGAATCATCAAAGTATCGCTAGTGCCACGGCAATTCGAAAAATACTAAAAGGAAACAACCAAACAATTTCTGATTTTGTGCCAAGTTTTACGAAAGATTCCATTGAGGACTATATTAATGAGTTTGGGACAATACATTCCTGGAATGAATATTTCCCATATTTAAAATACAAATTAACTACAGCAAAAAAAGAAGAACTTGAAGAAATTTACGAAGCTGTTGAAGGATTAGAAAGAAGAGTTTTAAATTCAGTTTTAAATTGTCTTGATTTTGAAGAGTTAATGACTGCAATTAAAACAAAAAGATATACTTGGACTAGAATCCAGCGATTGTTAACACATCTATTAACAAACACTTCAAAAAACGAAATGTCTGCAATATTAGAGAAAGATCGTGTACCATATATCCGTTTACTCGGGATGAGCTCTATGGGTAAAACTTATTTAAATAGCAAAAAGAAGCTAATTGATGTGCCAATCTATACGACCATTAATCAACAAAATCAAAAAGAATTAAGTACTGATTTAAAGGCAACTTATGCTTATGCATCAATTCTTCCTATAAGCAATCAGCAAAAATTAATAAAAACTGAATACGCTATGTATCCGATTATATACAATGAAACTACAAATCAATTTAGTAGATCATAG
- a CDS encoding PDZ domain-containing protein yields the protein MKKRIRILNVLLVVGITLILLYFIPLHYYVTKPGLAEPLRPYVKVDGAKKDKGEFMLTTVAMGKANIYSYIATKVNDNYHLYKIDEIKVKGESDEDYQFRQLRYMEESKQAAILNAYKQAHKTYKVTENGIVVVSVIHDMPAFHVLKLGDVITKINGKEIRTLTDFTNTVQASKPGTNFNLEVNREGKIENFNIKTKTFKDEPNRAGIGVSIAENLELTTNPKVKINSEEIGGPSAGLMFALEIYDQLKDEHLAKGHEIAGTGTIDIDGVVGPIGGISQKIIAASDAGAEIFFAPNENGKKNSNYNEAVKSAKKHKLKMKIVPVNTYSDAITYLEKLKTKK from the coding sequence GTGAAAAAAAGGATAAGAATTCTTAATGTACTATTAGTTGTTGGTATTACACTAATTCTATTGTATTTCATTCCTTTACATTATTATGTGACAAAACCTGGCTTAGCTGAGCCTCTTAGACCTTATGTTAAAGTTGATGGTGCTAAGAAAGATAAAGGTGAATTCATGCTAACTACCGTAGCAATGGGAAAGGCAAATATATACTCCTATATAGCTACAAAAGTAAATGATAATTATCATCTTTACAAAATCGATGAAATTAAAGTAAAAGGTGAAAGCGATGAAGATTATCAATTTCGTCAATTAAGATATATGGAAGAATCAAAACAAGCTGCAATATTAAATGCATATAAACAGGCTCATAAAACTTATAAAGTTACGGAAAATGGGATTGTTGTTGTTTCAGTAATACATGATATGCCTGCATTTCATGTTTTAAAGCTAGGAGATGTCATTACAAAAATAAACGGAAAAGAAATCCGTACTCTAACTGATTTTACAAATACGGTTCAAGCTAGTAAGCCTGGTACTAATTTTAATTTGGAAGTAAACCGTGAAGGTAAAATCGAAAATTTTAATATAAAAACAAAAACATTTAAGGACGAACCAAATCGTGCTGGAATTGGTGTCTCGATTGCCGAAAATTTAGAGCTAACTACAAATCCAAAAGTTAAAATAAACTCTGAAGAAATAGGGGGGCCATCAGCGGGACTAATGTTTGCGTTAGAAATTTATGATCAATTAAAAGATGAGCATCTTGCCAAAGGACATGAAATAGCTGGTACAGGGACAATTGATATAGATGGGGTCGTCGGTCCAATTGGTGGGATCTCTCAAAAAATAATAGCTGCATCTGATGCTGGAGCAGAAATATTTTTTGCACCAAATGAAAATGGTAAAAAGAATTCGAATTATAATGAAGCTGTTAAAAGTGCAAAAAAACATAAGTTAAAAATGAAAATTGTACCGGTCAATACTTACAGCGATGCTATAACTTATTTAGAAAAGCTAAAAACAAAAAAATGA
- a CDS encoding patatin family protein has product MEPKIGLALGSGGARGFAHVGVISVLKKHNIPIDLIAGSSIGALVAVLYGAGTNVERLYKIARVFQSKYYIDYVVPKMGLISGNRVKELIKVLSFGRKLEDLDLPVSVVATDLLTGEKIVFQKGDIATAVRGSISIPGIFVPETWNGKLLVDGGVIDRIPVSVVKEMGADFIIGVDASPIKVSGEVSTIYDVIMQSIEIMQHELVRNREVASNIMIRPKLDHINSRNFTDLENVIKIGEEATEALIPEIFEKIEQWKEKNSEKKDKNS; this is encoded by the coding sequence TTGGAACCGAAAATTGGTTTAGCATTAGGTTCAGGTGGAGCTAGGGGGTTTGCGCATGTTGGTGTAATTTCGGTTTTAAAAAAGCATAATATTCCTATAGATTTGATTGCAGGGAGCAGTATAGGTGCTTTAGTTGCTGTATTATACGGGGCTGGTACGAATGTTGAGCGACTGTATAAAATTGCGAGAGTATTTCAATCAAAATATTATATTGACTATGTCGTTCCGAAGATGGGGTTAATTTCTGGAAACAGGGTAAAAGAACTAATCAAGGTGCTTTCTTTTGGTAGGAAGCTTGAAGATTTAGATTTACCAGTATCAGTTGTCGCAACAGACTTATTAACAGGAGAAAAAATCGTATTTCAAAAAGGCGATATTGCTACTGCGGTCCGCGGAAGTATTTCAATACCTGGAATTTTTGTACCCGAAACCTGGAATGGTAAACTTTTGGTTGATGGTGGAGTAATTGATCGTATCCCTGTTTCGGTTGTAAAAGAGATGGGAGCGGATTTTATTATTGGAGTAGATGCGTCACCAATTAAGGTTAGTGGCGAAGTTTCAACAATTTATGATGTCATCATGCAGAGTATTGAAATAATGCAACATGAGCTAGTTAGAAATAGAGAAGTCGCATCGAATATCATGATTAGGCCTAAATTAGATCATATTAATTCTAGAAACTTTACAGATCTCGAAAATGTAATCAAAATCGGAGAAGAAGCTACAGAAGCATTAATTCCAGAAATTTTTGAAAAGATTGAGCAGTGGAAGGAGAAAAATAGTGAAAAAAAGGATAAGAATTCTTAA
- the ylbJ gene encoding sporulation integral membrane protein YlbJ, whose translation MSLSFFGGLYVKKSYFITFLIFLILIFLTATIILHPDVAFKGSVRGLNMWWGIVFPSLLPFFILSELLICFGIVQFIGVFLEPIMRPLFRVPGVGAFVWAMGMASGFPSGAKLSAKLYKDGEITKLEAERLNSFTNSSNPLFIFVAISVGFFHNAKIGIVLAVSHYLSNAIVGLIMRFYGSKQPNYSRAERIHSNRFKYAFKVMHEKRLSEKRPIGKILGDAIASSVQTLLMIGGFIIVFSVLNMLLLKIGFITNVGKIVAFCFSNLSVNHNLSTPFLSGLFEITLGSKLVSELNNSTLLQQVALTSFILGFGGFSIQAQVASIISEVKMSIKPYLIGRLLQSGIAPILAIIFWKPLYLDQLTANVTNNTLPVIKIFTEKHLNIESMISIGSMITLISLYIYVIILIYKTLNKRYDLK comes from the coding sequence TTGAGTCTATCTTTCTTTGGAGGTTTATATGTGAAAAAAAGTTATTTCATTACTTTTCTAATTTTTTTAATACTCATATTTCTAACAGCCACGATTATTTTGCATCCAGATGTTGCGTTTAAAGGTTCGGTTAGAGGATTAAATATGTGGTGGGGAATTGTGTTTCCATCTTTACTTCCATTTTTCATATTAAGTGAACTGCTAATTTGCTTTGGAATTGTTCAATTTATAGGTGTATTTTTAGAACCTATTATGCGGCCTCTATTCAGAGTTCCAGGGGTTGGAGCTTTCGTTTGGGCGATGGGGATGGCTTCTGGATTTCCTTCTGGTGCAAAACTTTCAGCTAAACTATATAAAGATGGGGAAATAACAAAATTAGAGGCCGAGCGACTTAATTCGTTTACAAATTCTTCTAATCCATTATTTATTTTTGTAGCAATATCTGTCGGTTTTTTTCATAATGCAAAAATCGGAATCGTACTTGCCGTAAGCCATTATTTATCTAACGCGATTGTTGGCCTCATCATGAGGTTTTACGGTAGCAAACAACCTAACTACTCCCGCGCAGAAAGAATCCATTCTAACCGCTTTAAATACGCTTTTAAAGTAATGCATGAGAAACGGTTAAGCGAAAAACGACCGATTGGAAAAATACTTGGTGATGCAATTGCTTCTTCCGTGCAGACATTATTAATGATTGGTGGATTTATAATTGTTTTTTCTGTTTTAAATATGCTTTTACTAAAAATTGGATTTATTACGAATGTAGGAAAAATAGTCGCGTTTTGTTTTTCAAATTTAAGCGTAAATCATAATTTATCTACTCCTTTTTTATCTGGATTATTTGAAATTACTTTAGGATCTAAATTAGTAAGTGAATTAAACAATAGTACTTTATTACAGCAAGTAGCTTTAACAAGCTTCATATTAGGATTTGGTGGATTTTCAATACAAGCACAAGTAGCAAGTATCATTTCCGAAGTAAAGATGAGTATAAAACCTTATTTAATCGGTCGATTACTGCAATCAGGTATCGCACCAATATTAGCAATTATTTTTTGGAAGCCACTTTATCTTGATCAGCTAACTGCTAATGTTACGAATAATACTTTACCTGTTATTAAAATTTTTACGGAGAAACATCTTAACATTGAATCAATGATTTCAATAGGTTCAATGATTACACTAATCTCCCTCTACATTTATGTCATCATCTTAATTTATAAAACGCTCAACAAAAGATATGATCTTAAATAA
- the coaD gene encoding pantetheine-phosphate adenylyltransferase, with protein MKRVAVCPGSFDPITLGHLDIIKRGARVFDEVIVVVLNNSAKNSLFTLEERTELIAEATKSISNVRVDSFSGLLMDYAKKINASAILRGLRAVSDFEYEMQITAMNKKLVDEIDTFFVMTNNQYSFLSSSIVKEVAKYGGNVKDLVPECVNNALTDKFLKPQV; from the coding sequence ATGAAACGTGTTGCAGTTTGTCCTGGAAGTTTTGATCCAATTACTTTAGGGCATTTAGATATTATTAAGCGTGGAGCAAGAGTATTTGATGAGGTCATTGTTGTTGTATTAAATAACTCTGCTAAAAATTCTTTATTTACATTAGAAGAAAGAACAGAATTAATTGCTGAAGCAACTAAATCTATATCGAATGTGCGTGTTGATTCATTTAGTGGATTATTAATGGATTACGCGAAAAAAATAAATGCTTCTGCGATTTTGAGAGGTCTTAGAGCGGTATCAGACTTTGAATATGAGATGCAAATTACAGCGATGAACAAAAAACTAGTAGATGAAATTGATACTTTTTTTGTCATGACAAATAATCAATATTCATTTTTAAGTTCTTCAATTGTGAAGGAAGTCGCGAAATATGGTGGTAATGTTAAAGATTTAGTTCCTGAATGTGTGAACAATGCATTAACAGATAAATTTTTGAAACCTCAAGTTTAA
- the rsmD gene encoding 16S rRNA (guanine(966)-N(2))-methyltransferase RsmD has translation MRVVSGKNKGLSLKAVPGMSTRPTTDKVKEAMFNIIGPYFEGGIALDLFGGSGGLSIEALSRGMEKAIIVDREMKAIKTIKENLATCNLSDRAEVYRNDAERAVKAIIKREIQFDLIILDPPYKKQQIVSLIETFDDKNLLALDGTILVEHATDIELPEKIGKFERTKAEKYGICGVSVYHTCME, from the coding sequence ATGAGAGTAGTGTCAGGTAAAAATAAAGGTTTAAGTTTAAAAGCAGTTCCTGGAATGAGTACTAGACCAACAACTGATAAAGTAAAAGAAGCAATGTTTAATATTATTGGTCCATATTTTGAAGGTGGTATAGCACTAGATTTATTTGGTGGAAGTGGCGGGCTATCGATTGAAGCTCTAAGTAGAGGGATGGAAAAAGCAATTATTGTTGACCGTGAAATGAAAGCTATTAAAACGATTAAAGAAAATTTAGCAACTTGTAATCTGTCAGATCGTGCGGAAGTATATAGAAATGATGCTGAGAGAGCTGTTAAAGCCATTATTAAAAGAGAAATTCAATTTGATTTAATTATTTTAGATCCACCATATAAAAAGCAACAAATTGTTTCATTAATTGAAACTTTTGACGATAAAAATCTACTTGCTTTAGATGGGACTATTTTGGTAGAACATGCCACTGATATCGAATTACCAGAAAAAATAGGGAAATTTGAACGAACAAAAGCAGAAAAATATGGAATTTGTGGCGTATCAGTGTATCATACTTGTATGGAGTAA
- a CDS encoding methylthioribose kinase: MIQRMIEIGEGYSDLYELFEIATSQKDRVKHLLKLTSENNGTKCCSFAVILNPTSIGEFQPIYYCREGITLKEEKITKREELCEELATTLNKEIITLHIRHSSSFHENDLFHQYIIGILRLNHLIPPMK; the protein is encoded by the coding sequence ATGATTCAACGCATGATTGAAATTGGAGAAGGATACTCAGATCTATATGAACTTTTTGAAATTGCTACATCACAAAAAGATCGAGTTAAACATCTTCTTAAATTAACATCTGAAAACAATGGCACAAAATGCTGCTCATTTGCAGTTATATTAAACCCTACTTCTATTGGGGAATTTCAACCAATATATTATTGTAGAGAGGGTATTACACTAAAAGAAGAAAAAATAACGAAGCGAGAAGAGCTTTGTGAAGAATTAGCTACAACCTTAAACAAAGAGATTATTACATTACACATTAGACACTCTAGCTCATTTCATGAAAATGATTTATTTCATCAATACATTATCGGTATACTCCGATTAAACCACTTAATACCACCGATGAAGTAA
- a CDS encoding YlbG family protein produces the protein MFVQRQGIIIYLQSLKQAKMLRKFGNIHFVSKRLKYVVLYCNMDDIDRTVERLKKFHFVKRIELSYKPFIKTEYENAKPDEAKEYDYQVD, from the coding sequence ATGTTCGTGCAAAGACAAGGTATTATTATTTATTTACAATCATTAAAACAAGCAAAAATGTTACGTAAATTTGGAAATATTCACTTTGTCTCTAAACGTTTGAAATACGTAGTCCTATATTGCAATATGGACGATATAGATCGAACTGTAGAGAGATTGAAAAAATTTCATTTTGTAAAACGAATTGAATTATCATATAAACCTTTTATTAAGACTGAGTACGAGAACGCAAAACCAGATGAAGCAAAGGAATATGATTATCAAGTAGATTAA
- a CDS encoding YlbF family regulator — protein MYATMETLQLISVSEELASMIVHSDVADQYRASYIALNNDLTAQEIISRFTKMKDLYEDVQRFGKYHPDYKEIRKKMSEVKRELQLNDTIAAFKQAEDAVQLLLDETSYLIAQSVSPSVKVPAGNPFFVNAGGGCSTGGCGTGGKCGCKTK, from the coding sequence ATGTATGCAACAATGGAAACCTTGCAACTTATTTCAGTCTCAGAAGAACTTGCTTCAATGATCGTACACTCAGATGTTGCAGATCAATATCGGGCTTCATATATTGCTTTAAATAATGATCTAACTGCTCAAGAGATCATTAGTCGTTTTACGAAAATGAAAGATTTATACGAGGATGTCCAACGATTTGGAAAATATCATCCTGATTATAAAGAAATTCGTAAAAAAATGAGTGAAGTGAAAAGAGAACTTCAATTAAATGATACAATCGCTGCTTTTAAGCAAGCGGAAGATGCAGTTCAATTACTTTTAGATGAGACAAGTTATTTAATTGCTCAGTCTGTATCACCATCAGTAAAAGTTCCTGCGGGAAATCCATTCTTTGTAAACGCTGGTGGAGGATGTAGTACAGGTGGCTGTGGTACAGGTGGAAAGTGTGGATGTAAAACGAAGTAA
- a CDS encoding histidine phosphatase family protein, which produces MTEICLVRHGQTDWNFNNIIQGREDIPLNMIGKQQAKDSALYLSNQKWDTVITSPLVRAKQTAAAIAEFAKIDEIIEDERFLEREFGEASGKPVSDYHENIYNNNVEGMETNEELIERAFNALKEIAQTNEGKRVVIVAHSHTIKAILHAIDPEKVTFRTTLKNACANFIEFKDGKWKINEFNISDHIKA; this is translated from the coding sequence ATGACAGAAATTTGTTTAGTAAGACATGGACAAACTGATTGGAATTTTAACAATATTATTCAAGGAAGAGAAGATATTCCTTTAAATATGATTGGTAAGCAGCAGGCTAAGGATAGCGCACTATACTTAAGTAATCAAAAGTGGGACACGGTTATAACAAGTCCGTTAGTTAGAGCGAAGCAGACTGCAGCGGCAATTGCGGAGTTTGCTAAAATTGATGAAATAATTGAAGATGAGCGATTTTTGGAAAGAGAATTTGGTGAAGCGAGTGGAAAACCTGTTTCCGATTATCACGAAAACATTTATAATAATAATGTAGAAGGAATGGAAACAAACGAGGAATTAATTGAACGAGCATTTAATGCATTAAAAGAAATTGCTCAAACCAATGAAGGAAAGCGTGTTGTGATTGTTGCCCATTCACATACGATCAAAGCGATTCTACATGCGATTGATCCTGAAAAAGTTACTTTTAGGACAACTTTAAAAAATGCATGTGCGAATTTTATAGAATTCAAAGATGGAAAATGGAAGATAAATGAATTTAATATTTCTGATCATATAAAAGCTTAG
- a CDS encoding CAP domain-containing protein, translated as MSSLKHYQRVEDVNMPMIENASTKNVKYSVSQYIGKSEQEIIKNFGKPSRKVPSQYDYDWLVYDSNASKYTQFGVLNGKVVTIFVAGNDVDISPFIMGSHYEETMDNVTVHDKVSFSILNNQYTFKLTPSDLHERPLVSLSNCFAQLYFDRFTGSLLGIRYLSPETLVKQKPYELIYSGNLINAKKLNTLQETIVDREEEKQIFNLTNVYRKRMNLSTLKWNSEAAKVALGHSKDMVQNKYFDHYSNLYGSLSDRLNDANVPYRLAGENISANYVDGIASVYGWINSKGHRENMYKKEYSTLGVGAFNKYYTQNFIK; from the coding sequence GTGTCCTCGTTAAAACATTATCAAAGAGTAGAAGATGTGAATATGCCAATGATTGAAAACGCAAGTACTAAAAATGTAAAATATTCTGTATCTCAGTATATTGGTAAAAGCGAACAAGAAATCATAAAAAATTTTGGAAAACCTTCAAGAAAAGTTCCCTCTCAATATGACTATGATTGGTTAGTTTATGATTCAAATGCTTCAAAGTATACTCAATTTGGTGTACTAAACGGTAAAGTAGTAACAATTTTTGTTGCCGGTAATGATGTAGATATCTCACCATTTATAATGGGAAGCCACTATGAAGAAACAATGGACAATGTGACAGTCCACGATAAAGTTTCATTTTCGATTTTAAATAATCAATATACTTTTAAATTAACACCGTCAGATTTACATGAACGACCTCTAGTATCATTAAGTAATTGTTTTGCTCAACTTTATTTTGACCGTTTTACTGGCAGTTTATTAGGTATTCGTTATTTATCACCTGAAACTTTAGTTAAACAAAAACCGTACGAGCTAATTTATAGTGGAAATTTAATAAACGCTAAAAAATTAAATACACTTCAAGAAACAATTGTAGATCGTGAAGAGGAAAAACAGATATTTAATTTGACGAACGTCTATCGAAAAAGAATGAATTTAAGTACTTTAAAATGGAATAGTGAGGCTGCTAAAGTAGCTCTAGGTCATAGTAAAGATATGGTTCAAAATAAATATTTTGATCACTATTCAAATTTATATGGCAGTTTATCTGATCGCTTAAACGATGCAAATGTTCCATATAGATTAGCTGGTGAAAATATTTCAGCTAATTATGTAGACGGTATTGCATCTGTTTATGGATGGATCAATAGTAAAGGTCATCGAGAGAATATGTATAAGAAAGAATATTCTACACTTGGTGTTGGTGCCTTTAATAAATATTACACTCAAAATTTTATAAAATAA
- a CDS encoding DUF420 domain-containing protein, with amino-acid sequence MNSLPILPTISTSFIVISAIFVAIGWYLIAKRKVEAHKKVMFFGGVFALAFFIIYATRTIFIGNTSFGGPKSLKLYYHLFLFFHIFLATTGGVFGLVSIISGYKNKLKLHKKIGPVTSVIWFFTAITGVIVYSLLYVFYKGGDTTSVIKAVLGF; translated from the coding sequence TTGAATTCGTTACCAATTTTACCGACAATAAGTACAAGCTTTATTGTCATAAGTGCTATATTTGTTGCAATTGGCTGGTATCTTATTGCCAAAAGAAAAGTAGAGGCACATAAGAAAGTTATGTTCTTCGGTGGAGTTTTTGCACTTGCATTCTTCATTATATACGCAACACGAACAATCTTTATTGGGAATACTTCTTTTGGGGGACCAAAAAGCTTAAAACTGTATTACCATCTATTTTTATTTTTCCATATATTCTTAGCTACTACAGGCGGGGTATTTGGTCTAGTATCAATTATTTCAGGGTATAAAAACAAATTGAAGCTTCATAAAAAAATTGGTCCAGTTACAAGTGTTATTTGGTTTTTTACAGCAATTACTGGAGTGATCGTATATAGCTTACTGTACGTATTCTACAAAGGCGGAGATACTACTTCAGTTATTAAAGCTGTTTTAGGATTTTAA
- the ctaG gene encoding cytochrome c oxidase assembly factor CtaG, which yields MINLGMFGFKALWSPYLFVFLVLVTLGYFYIINKYKDKEHITETKQKVYFILGILLVYIAQGSPIDLIGHIIFSAHMTEMAVLYLVAPIFLIIGIPNWLWRNILKPKIVNAFFTIATKPLIALIIFNVVFSIYHYPLVFDTVKTNTVYHFLFTNILFFMAVFMWFPVINNLPDRQTLSDIQKIGYMFGNGILLTPACALIIFAGHPFYATYNDPAVWSKAMQLCVSPDLLKSLNISGPEVFNFMSAREDQQVGGVIMKIIQEIVYGCVIGYNFFKWARREQNGNKIDPISSNPLLLKKS from the coding sequence ATGATTAACTTAGGGATGTTCGGGTTTAAAGCACTTTGGAGTCCGTATTTATTTGTGTTTTTAGTTTTAGTCACTTTGGGGTATTTTTACATAATTAATAAATACAAAGATAAAGAGCACATAACTGAAACTAAGCAAAAAGTGTATTTTATTCTTGGAATTTTGTTAGTTTATATTGCCCAAGGTAGTCCAATTGATTTAATAGGTCATATTATTTTTAGTGCACATATGACTGAAATGGCTGTTTTATATTTAGTTGCACCGATCTTTTTAATTATTGGTATTCCAAATTGGTTATGGAGAAACATACTAAAACCAAAGATCGTTAATGCTTTCTTTACGATTGCTACCAAACCATTAATTGCTTTAATTATTTTTAATGTAGTATTTTCTATTTATCATTACCCACTTGTATTTGATACTGTAAAAACAAATACAGTCTATCATTTCTTATTTACAAATATATTATTTTTCATGGCAGTATTTATGTGGTTTCCTGTTATTAATAACTTACCAGACAGACAAACTTTATCCGACATTCAAAAGATCGGTTATATGTTCGGAAATGGTATTTTATTAACACCAGCATGTGCACTTATCATATTTGCAGGACATCCATTTTACGCAACTTATAATGATCCGGCAGTGTGGAGTAAGGCGATGCAATTGTGCGTATCACCTGATTTACTAAAATCGTTAAATATATCTGGTCCAGAAGTATTTAACTTTATGTCTGCTAGAGAAGATCAGCAGGTTGGCGGGGTTATTATGAAAATTATCCAGGAAATAGTTTATGGCTGTGTTATAGGGTATAATTTTTTCAAGTGGGCTAGAAGAGAACAAAATGGAAATAAAATTGATCCAATCAGTAGTAATCCATTATTGCTTAAAAAATCGTAG